A genomic window from Glycine soja cultivar W05 chromosome 10, ASM419377v2, whole genome shotgun sequence includes:
- the LOC114370547 gene encoding cytochrome P450 71D8-like, producing MEAQSYLLLIGLFFVLHWLAKCYKSSVSQKLPPGPKKLPIIGNLHQLAEAGSLPHHALRDLAKKYGPLMHLQLGEISAVVASSPKMAKEIVKTHDVSFLQRPHLVFGQMISYGGLGIAFAPYGDHWRQMRKMCATELLSTKRVQSFASIREDEAAKFIDSIRESAGSPINLTSRIFSLICASISRVAFGGIYKEQDEFVVSLIRKIVESGGGFDLADVFPSIPFLYFLTGKMTRLKKLHKQVDKVLENIIREHQEKNKIAKEDGAELEDQDFIDLLLRIQQDDTLDIQMTTNNIKALILDIFAAGTDTSASTLEWAMAEMMRNPRVREKAQAELRQAFREKEIIHESDLEQLTYLKLVIKETFRVHPPTPLLLPRECSQPTIIDGYEIPAKTKVMVNAYAICKDSQYWIDADRFVPERFEGSSIDFKGNNFNYLPFGGGRRICPGMTLGLASIMLPLALLLYHFNWELPNKMKPEEMNMDEHFGLAIGRKNELHLIPNVNL from the exons ATGGAAGCTCAAAGCTACTTGTTGCTTATTGGCTTGTTCTTTGTATTGCATTGGCTTGCAAAATGTTACAAAAGTAGTGTCTCTCAGAAACTTCCACCAGGACCAAAGAAACTACCCATCATAGGGAACCTGCATCAACTAGCAGAAGCAGGTTCACTTCCACACCATGCTCTGAGAGATCTTGCCAAAAAATATGGACCCCTCATGCACCTCCAACTTGGTGAAATTTCAGCAGTGGTTGCATCCTCCCCAAAGATGGCCAAGGAAATAGTGAAAACACATGATGTTTCTTTTCTCCAGAGACCCCATCTTGTTTTTGGTCAAATGATATCCTACGGGGGATTGGGCATTGCTTTTGCTCCATATGGTGATCACTGGAGACAAATGAGGAAAATGTGTGCCACGGAGCTTCTGAGCACCAAAAGAGTTCAGTCTTTTGCTTCCATTAGAGAAGACGAGGCAGCAAAGTTTATCGACTCCATTCGCGAATCTGCTGGTTCGCCTATCAATCTCACCAGTAGAATTTTCTCATTGATATGTGCCTCTATTTCCAGGGTAGCATTCGGTGGCATATACAAGGAGCAAGATGAGTTTGTTGTGTCTTTGATCCGAAAAATCGTAGAATCCGGGGGAGGATTCGACCTTGCTGATGTCTTTCCTTCAATTCCATTCTTATATTTCCTAACTGGAAAGATGACCAGATTGAAGAAGTTGCACAAGCAGGTTGACAAGGTCCTGGAAAACATCATCAGAGAGcatcaagaaaagaacaaaattgcaaAAGAAGATGGAGCTGAATTAGAGGACCAAGATTTTATTGATCTTCTTCTCAGAATCCAACAAGATGACACTCTCGACATCCAAATGACGACTAACAACATCAAAGCTTTGATATTG GACATATTTGCTGCTGGAACTGATACTTCAGCATCAACACTAGAGTGGGCTATGGCAGAAATGATGAGAAATCCAAGAGTGAGGGAGAAAGCACAAGCTGAATTGAGACAAGCTTTTCGAGAAAAGGAAATAATTCATGAAAGTGATCTAGAGCAACTTACTTATTTGAAGTTGGTGATCAAAGAGACATTCAGGGTACACCCACCTACTCCTTTATTGCTCCCTAGAGAATGCTCTCAACCAACCATCATTGATGGCTATGAAATACCTGCCAAAACTAAAGTCATGGTAAATGCATACGCAATTTGTAAGGATTCCCAATATTGGATTGATGCTGATAGGTTTGTCCCTGAAAGGTTCGAGGGTAGTTCTATCGATTTCAAAGGGAATAACTTTAACTATCTCCCTTTTGGGGGAGGACGAAGAATATGCCCAGGCATGACATTGGGTTTAGCTAGCATTATGCTTCCACTAGCTCTACTACTGTATCACTTCAACTGGGAACTCCCAAACAAGATGAAACCTGAGGAAATGAATATGGATGAACACTTCGGATTGGCTATTGGGAGGAAAAATGAATTGCATTTGATTCCCAATGTTAATTTATGA